The genomic segment CGCATAGCTGACGATATCAGCCCCTAGGCTCCCATTGTTTGCCGATGCGATCGCCTGTGCTGTTTCCGATGCGCCTTTTCCTTCGGTTCGCGCATCCATCATCGCAACCATGCCAGGCTCGCTGCATTTTGGTCGCAACGCCTCCTTGGCTTGCGGACTGTTGCCATACAGCCGCTCGACGATCGCGGCGCAACGTTGCTCATCCGCTTGCGAAACACCGTTGTTTCCAAATTGGATATAGAAACCAATGGCGAGAAGGATAATTCCAGCGATTGAAAGCGTGATCGAATAAAGCTTCGTCATATGAAATCTTCAAAATGAATGATGTTGAAGATTTGTTCTGCCTGAGAAGAAGCCGCTGATCAACGGCTCATGCCCCTCGCCTTTTCTCAACGCGGCTTGAAACCGCGAATGACCGACAACAGCGCTTCACCTGCGGCTGCGAGTTCGCCGCTATTATCGATCTCAAGCCACGCGCCACAGGTGGTAGGCTCCGGCAGGTTGCGGCGCAGTCGCGCCGCTATGCTGGCTGCATCCTCGCGCCCGCGCAGGGCCAGCCGGCTGGCCAACACCTCCGGCGTTGCGGTAACATGCACGATGGTGACCTGATCGAAACTGGCCAGGATCGACGGCAAGGCAGCGCGCGAGCCATTGGCGATGGCCACGCCTCCCGCTCCGACATGGGCCTTGGCGCTCGACGGAATGCCATAGTGCAAGCCATGGGCTTCCCAAGTCACCGCGAACTGACCTTGAGCGACGGCCGCAGCGAAGGCCTCAGGCGACAGCGTGTCGTGATCCTCCGACGCCGCATCCGCTGGCCGTGTGACGGCCCGGCGAACGAAGAGAAAGGCCGGGTC from the Beijerinckia sp. 28-YEA-48 genome contains:
- the phnN gene encoding phosphonate metabolism protein/1,5-bisphosphokinase (PRPP-forming) PhnN, which produces MSAAADTLGALIVVVGPSGAGKDSLIRYARAQLASDPAFLFVRRAVTRPADAASEDHDTLSPEAFAAAVAQGQFAVTWEAHGLHYGIPSSAKAHVGAGGVAIANGSRAALPSILASFDQVTIVHVTATPEVLASRLALRGREDAASIAARLRRNLPEPTTCGAWLEIDNSGELAAAGEALLSVIRGFKPR